From a region of the Arachis ipaensis cultivar K30076 chromosome B09, Araip1.1, whole genome shotgun sequence genome:
- the LOC107618629 gene encoding trihelix transcription factor GT-2 isoform X1, translating into MQLGDPTVLETSTGAAAEGGAEAIGSEISIKEGGGDEGEKMNFGGGNRWPRQETLALLKIRSDMDSVFRDSSLKGPLWEEVSRKLGELGYHRSAKKCKEKFENVYKYHKRTKENRSGKSEGKIKTYKFFDQLQALENHQFTLSYNPTPKPQPPPTLPTNTLPLLPTRPSDATTTTTTVPSTNPTPPPTTTTTVVTNPNPSSQENNNNINNTDSRVQHSLPIMNNLFSSTSTSSSTASDEDLEEKYRNKRKWKEYFRRLTRQVLAKQEEMQKRFLEAIDKREREQVAQQDAWRMQEMTRINREHDILVQERSTAAAKDAAVIAFLQKLSGQQQTPPPPPPPQPPITVSFGANFFQQPTPTPTPTPTPVQVQPPPHPHPQPQPQPQPQPQKQLQPAALTNGDSPGPLSSPSSSRWPKAEVHALIRLRTSMEPKYQENGPKAPLWEDISAGMQRLGYNRSAKRCKEKWENINKYFKKVKESKKQRREDSKTCPYFHELDALYREKSKGQNTNTFSFHITNKTNEMMMEPLMVQPEQQWRPPPQYQQQQQQQDKDVDKSNNNNNACHEDDESRKREREYDHEEEEEDDDDDEVVDDDDDGDGDSVEDEGGNRYEIATNKLSSVDAVE; encoded by the exons ATGCAGCTAGGAGACCCTACTGTGTTGGAAACCTCCACCGGGGCGGCGGCGGAGGGCGGCGCCGAGGCCATTGGGTCGGAAATTAGCATAAAGGAGGGTGGTGGCGATGAGGGTGAGAAGATGAACTTTGGTGGTGGAAATCGGTGGCCCCGGCAAGAAACTTTGGCTCTCTTGAAGATAAGGTCGGATATGGATTCTGTGTTTCGAGATTCAAGTCTCAAGGGTCCACTCTGGGAAGAAGTTTCAAG GAAACTAGGAGAACTTGGATATCATCGAAGCGCAAAGAAGTGTAAAGAGAAATTTGAGAACGTTTACAAGTACCACAAGAGAACGAAAGAGAATCGAAGTGGAAAATCCGAAGGCAAAATCAAAACCTACAAATTCTTTGACCAATTGCAAGCTCTTGAGAATCATCAATTCACTCTTTCATACAACCCTACACCAAAGCCACAACCACCACCCACTTTGCCAACAAACACACTGCCATTATTACCAACAAGGCCTAGTgacgccaccaccaccaccaccactgttCCATCCACAAACCCTACACCaccaccaaccaccaccacaactGTCGTTACCAACCCTAATCCATCGtcacaagaaaataataataatatcaataatactGATAGTCGTGTGCAACATTCTTTGCCCATAATGAACAACCTTTTCTCTTCTACCTCGACTTCTTCCTCCACGGCCTCTGACGAGGACCTGGAGGAGAAGTACAGGAATAAGAGGAAATGGAAGGAGTACTTCAGGAGGCTGACTAGGCAGGTGTTGGCGAAGCAGGAGGAGATGCAGAAGAGATTCTTGGAAGCCATTGACAAGAGGGAGAGGGAGCAAGTTGCTCAGCAAGATGCATGGAGGATGCAAGAGATGACCAGGATCAATAGAGAGCACGACATTCTCGTTCAAGAACGATCAACCGCCGCCGCAAAAGACGCCGCCGTTATCGCATTCTTGCAAAAGTTATCCGGCCAACAACAAACTccaccaccaccgccaccaccaCAACCTCCAATCACAGTTTCCTTTGGTGCCAATTTCTTCCAACAACCAACACCGACACcgacaccaacaccaacaccggTACAAGTACAACCACCACCACATCCACATCCACAACCACAGCCGCAACCGCAACCGCAACCGCAAAAACAATTACAACCTGCAGCATTGACTAACGGTGACAGTCCGGGTCCATTGTCGAGTCCTTCATCATCAAGGTGGCCAAAAGCTGAAGTACATGCTTTGATAAGGCTTCGAACGAGCATGGAACCCAAGTATCAGGAGAATGGACCAAAAGCTCCGTTATGGGAGGACATATCAGCGGGGATGCAGAGGCTAGGGTACAACAGAAGCGCCAAGAGGTGCAAGGAGAAGTGGGAGAACATCAACAAGTACTTCAAGAAAGTGAAAGAGAGCAAGAAGCAAAGGCGAGAAGATAGCAAGACTTGTCCCTATTTTCATGAACTCGATGCTCTATACAGAGAGAAAAGCAAAGGCCAGAACACCAACACTTTCTCCTTTCACATCACGAATAAGACCAATGAGATGATGATGGAGCCGTTGATGGTGCAACCCGAGCAGCAATGGAGGCCTCCCCCTCAgtaccaacaacaacaacagcagcagGATAAGGATGTGGATAAgagtaataacaacaataatgcatGCCATGAAGATGATGAAtctagaaagagagagagagaatatgatcatgaagaagaagaggaggatgatgatgatgatgaagtagtagatgacgatgatgatggtgatggagATAGTGTGGAAGATGAAGGAGGTAACCGTTATGAGATTGCGACAAATAAACTTTCTTCAGTGGACGCGGTTGAATGA
- the LOC107618629 gene encoding trihelix transcription factor GT-2 isoform X2, with translation MNNLFSSTSTSSSTASDEDLEEKYRNKRKWKEYFRRLTRQVLAKQEEMQKRFLEAIDKREREQVAQQDAWRMQEMTRINREHDILVQERSTAAAKDAAVIAFLQKLSGQQQTPPPPPPPQPPITVSFGANFFQQPTPTPTPTPTPVQVQPPPHPHPQPQPQPQPQPQKQLQPAALTNGDSPGPLSSPSSSRWPKAEVHALIRLRTSMEPKYQENGPKAPLWEDISAGMQRLGYNRSAKRCKEKWENINKYFKKVKESKKQRREDSKTCPYFHELDALYREKSKGQNTNTFSFHITNKTNEMMMEPLMVQPEQQWRPPPQYQQQQQQQDKDVDKSNNNNNACHEDDESRKREREYDHEEEEEDDDDDEVVDDDDDGDGDSVEDEGGNRYEIATNKLSSVDAVE, from the coding sequence ATGAACAACCTTTTCTCTTCTACCTCGACTTCTTCCTCCACGGCCTCTGACGAGGACCTGGAGGAGAAGTACAGGAATAAGAGGAAATGGAAGGAGTACTTCAGGAGGCTGACTAGGCAGGTGTTGGCGAAGCAGGAGGAGATGCAGAAGAGATTCTTGGAAGCCATTGACAAGAGGGAGAGGGAGCAAGTTGCTCAGCAAGATGCATGGAGGATGCAAGAGATGACCAGGATCAATAGAGAGCACGACATTCTCGTTCAAGAACGATCAACCGCCGCCGCAAAAGACGCCGCCGTTATCGCATTCTTGCAAAAGTTATCCGGCCAACAACAAACTccaccaccaccgccaccaccaCAACCTCCAATCACAGTTTCCTTTGGTGCCAATTTCTTCCAACAACCAACACCGACACcgacaccaacaccaacaccggTACAAGTACAACCACCACCACATCCACATCCACAACCACAGCCGCAACCGCAACCGCAACCGCAAAAACAATTACAACCTGCAGCATTGACTAACGGTGACAGTCCGGGTCCATTGTCGAGTCCTTCATCATCAAGGTGGCCAAAAGCTGAAGTACATGCTTTGATAAGGCTTCGAACGAGCATGGAACCCAAGTATCAGGAGAATGGACCAAAAGCTCCGTTATGGGAGGACATATCAGCGGGGATGCAGAGGCTAGGGTACAACAGAAGCGCCAAGAGGTGCAAGGAGAAGTGGGAGAACATCAACAAGTACTTCAAGAAAGTGAAAGAGAGCAAGAAGCAAAGGCGAGAAGATAGCAAGACTTGTCCCTATTTTCATGAACTCGATGCTCTATACAGAGAGAAAAGCAAAGGCCAGAACACCAACACTTTCTCCTTTCACATCACGAATAAGACCAATGAGATGATGATGGAGCCGTTGATGGTGCAACCCGAGCAGCAATGGAGGCCTCCCCCTCAgtaccaacaacaacaacagcagcagGATAAGGATGTGGATAAgagtaataacaacaataatgcatGCCATGAAGATGATGAAtctagaaagagagagagagaatatgatcatgaagaagaagaggaggatgatgatgatgatgaagtagtagatgacgatgatgatggtgatggagATAGTGTGGAAGATGAAGGAGGTAACCGTTATGAGATTGCGACAAATAAACTTTCTTCAGTGGACGCGGTTGAATGA
- the LOC107618188 gene encoding trihelix transcription factor GT-2 (The sequence of the model RefSeq protein was modified relative to this genomic sequence to represent the inferred CDS: added 116 bases not found in genome assembly) — MLGDSALLGGGGSSGGASDDAVAAAAAVAASGGGGGGGGGSNNSGDDERGRNIEEGGSSFGGNRWPRQETLALLRIRSDMEAAFREASVKGPLWEQVSRKMAELGYQRSSKKCKEKFENVYKYHKRTKEGRTGKSDGKTYRFFDQLEALENQSQTTLVHHQSPKPTPMPPPPPPPPPPPPPPPTTTTHVTVPSTTIIPSYQTPPPPQPTNPTTLLFPSSSTTTIPTDLLSNSTSSSTSSDESMEGRRRRKRKWKDFFHRLMTEVIEKQEDLQKRFLEAVEKRERDRMAREESWRLQEMQRINREREILAQERSIAAAKDAAVMSFLQKIAEQHNLGQALNNTISIVQPQPQPQPQPQSQPNAPQIPPSPVQQPTPVTQVAVAPVAAQPVAPSAPTVPQQQQVVTSMEIVKSADNNNGEKSIGGSSSRWPKVEVEALIRLRTSMDAKYQENGPKGPLWEEISSSMKKLGYNRNAKRCKEKWENINKYFKKVKESNKKRPEDSKTCPYFHQLDALYREKNKLDMAPKPQSMVAPLMVRPEQQWPPQAMEDAENDPMERHHDEDDEDEEQEKETGDEEDEEDEGGGNGNGGNNYEIVGSKAATASAE, encoded by the exons TGGATCAAATAATTCAGGCGACGATGAAAGAGGGAGGAATATAGAAGAAGGTGGCAGCAGCTTCGGCGGTAACCGGTGGCCGCGGCAAGAGACTTTGGCGCTGTTACGGATACGCTCCGATATGGAAGCTGCCTTTCGAGAGGCAAGTGTTAAGGGTCCTTTGTGGGAACAAGTCTCCAG GAAGATGGCAGAGCTTGGGTATCAGAGAAGTTCCAAGAAGTGCAAAGAGAAATTCGAGAACGTTTATAAGTACCATAAGAGAACAAAAGAAGGTCGAACTGGTAAATCAGATGGCAAAACTTACCGCTTCTTTGATCAGTTAGAAGCCCTTGAGAATCAGTCCCAGACAACACTTGTTCATCATCAATCTCCTAAACCAACGCCAATGCCTCCGCCTCCGCCTCCGCCTCCACCtcccccaccaccaccaccaacaacaacaacacatgTCACTGTTCCATCAACAACAATTATCCCTTCCTAccaaacaccaccaccaccacaaccaaCAAACCCTACTACCTTACTATTCCCTTCTTCATCAACGACCACCATCCCGACCGATCTCTTGTCCAACTCCACCTCTTCCTCCACCTCCTCCGATGAATCAATGGAAGGAAGGCGGAGGAGGAAGCGCAAGTGGAAGGACTTCTTCCACAGGCTAATGACGGAGGTCATCGAGAAGCAGGAGGATCTTCAGAAGAGGTTCCTCGAAGCCGTGGAGAAGCGAGAGCGTGATCGCATGGCCAGGGAGGAATCTTGGAGGCTACAAGAGATGCAAAGGATCAATAGAGAGAGGGAGATTCTCGCCCAGGAACGCTCCATTGCCGCCGCCAAAGACGCCGCCGTCATGTCATTCTTGCAGAAGATAGCCGAACAGCACAATCTAGGACAAGCATTGAATAATACGATCAGCATTGTGCAACCACAGCCACAACCACAACCGCAACCACAATCACAACCAAATGCACCACAGATTCCTCCATCACCGGTGCAACAGCCTACGCCAGTAACGCAGGTTGCTGTTGCACCGGTTGCCGCTCAGCCTGTGGCGCCGTCAGCACCGACGGTACCACAGCAGCAACAAGTAGTGACAAGTATGGAAATCGTGAAAAGTGCTGACAATAACAATGGCGAGAAGTCGATCGGCGGAAGCTCGTCGAGGTGGCCGAAGGTGGAGGTTGAAGCGTTGATACGGCTGAGGACAAGCATGGACGCCAAGTACCAAGAAAACGGGCCAAAGGGGCCGTTATGGGAAGAGATCTCATCATCAATGAAGAAGCTCGGATACAACAGAAACGCTAAGAGGTGCAAGGAGAAGTGGGAGAACATCAACAAATACTTCAAGAAAGTCAAAGAGAGCAACAAGAAGAGGCCAGAAGATTCCAAGACTTGTCCCTACTTTCACCAGCTGGACGCTCTCTACAGGGAGAAGAACAAGCTGGATATGGCGCCGAAGCCGCAGAGCATGGTGGCGCCGCTGATGGTGAGGCCGGAACAGCAGTGGCCTCCTCAGGCCATGGAAGACGCGGAGAATGACCCCATGGAGCGGCACCATGACGAGGATGACGAAGATGAGGAGCAGGAGAAGGAGACTGGAGACGAAGAGGATGAAGAGGATGAAGGTGGTGGGAATGGCAATGGCGGTAATAACTATGAGATAGTGGGAAGCAAGGCTGCAACAGCTTCAGCTGAGTAG